The sequence below is a genomic window from Falco rusticolus isolate bFalRus1 chromosome 8, bFalRus1.pri, whole genome shotgun sequence.
tcccttttgtgcAAGGTCTTTTGTGGCACTCTGGATGTCACATTTTGTGGCACAGTGTCACATTTGTGAATCAAATTATAATTAAGTTTCTGTAAAAAACTTACAGAATGTATTTGTGAGAAGAGAGTTTAGCTAAATAATAAAGTagggtttctttttattaattattacttACTGTTCCAGCTGATCTCTGCGTAATGCCTGTTCTTTCAGATAACGCTGATGTGCCTCCTGTTCTCTGATAATAGCTTCTTTACGTTCATGTTCCATTTCTTGACCCTTTTTTTTGTGAACACCTGactttaactttttaaattcaACTTGAGCATCTCTTTCTCTTAGGACCTCAGTAAGTAGAAGTGCACTCTGCAAGAGAACATTTAAAGTGATTTGCAtgttcagaaatgtttaaaagacattcagtacaatttgaatttaaaaattgtaagtTGTCAACAAACATGTAACTGTTTCACTCTTTCGTTCTGATAGTATAGGTATTTTTTTGCACGATCAATAGCCTCCTTCCGTTTTGCTGCTTGGAACTGTTCTTCTTCCAAATCAAGTaactttctttcttccttttccctttcttcacGTAACTTTTGGGCTTTAAGTTTCTGTTGTGCCAGGTCCTATAGAGCAGATAAAATTAGAAACCACATTTAACGCCCAGggattaaaaatgtataaactATTCTGAAGGTGATGTACTGATGTACTTAAtgtttaagggtttttttaattttgcattttggttttaatttaaaaaagaagttgatTTTAGATGTTAAATGTagttaaaatacacatttaaaagcaaacgTTATACAAAGGGAGTACAGCTAGAAATGTTACTGTGAGTGGTTTTGCATATATGAAAATGAATCCCCTTGCTTACAAATGTATCTTGTACTTACCACAGTGGTTTTGGGCCAGTCTTTTACAGCAGCTTTGGAGCGTAAGTGCATTTCTTCCCGTTCTTTCTTCTCAGCGAGAACACGTGCTGCTTCTCTAGTCGTGCTCCCAAGACTGTCCTGAATCCTTTCCCATTCTGCTTTTGGCAATACAATTACCTGATGAAGATCTActttatttggaagaaaatatccATCTAGaacattgttttcttccaaatgatGTGGTgctgtgcagaagaaaagataCTGAGGTTACTTGATATCAGAAAATCCTATATTGAAATCTGTATCAGGATTTGAATGTTTGCATAGCAACAATACTAAGTTCTTACTGTTAGTgactgcccccagcccccgggcGTCTGTATGTCACACTGTGGCCAGAgcaggtgctggggctgtggcaCTGGCTGATCTAACTGTTCGTGTGTCGCCTTGCCTGCCTGTGTGCACGTACAGGTTTGGCTTGTGGTAGCTGACGCTTTCCAAGCACTACTTGGGCACGATTGTGGGAACAGCAGGGACCGGGGAGCTTTCCCGAAAGGGAAGTGGGAATATTGTTAAAGGCATTCCACTGGCCGGAggtggaggaggcagcaggttAGGCACAGGCTGTGCCTTACCACCCCTGTCCAGCACACTCATCGTATTCACTAAAACAGATCCGTTGTAGAacagtttcttgttttcttgcaaaGATCAGCGTTTCTTTGTTGCATTAGGCATACAGACACATGTGCATGCATAAATACGGATTTTCTAGGTGATAGCTACGTTTTGTGAAATGCCCTTCAAACCGCCACTGGTCCTGCTGAAGGCAGCGGCGCTCTGCGGAGCGGGGTGCTCGTAAGAGACTCTCCGCGTCCATCCCATCCGCAGCAGACTGACACACCGTGCCTGAAATGCCGGGAGGCTTTCTCCTGGAGCCCTGCTGGTGTCAGAGCCTGCTCTTCAGATGCACTTGCCAATCTGTTTGTCTTACGGTAGGGACCAGGCCCCGTGTCCCCCTGGACGGTGGCCTTGCACTGGCACGGCTGCGCCCTGCAGACAGGGAgctgccccgggctgcgggaCTGTGCCGTACCTCCGCGGATCCACGTTAGCGCTTTCTCGGTAGTTCTGGGCAGAAACAGCCCgtcttgctgcctgcagccggGAGAGCAGGGGCCGGGTCTGGGGAGACTCACTCCGGGCACGGGGACAAGGGACACCCGCGGTCTCCCGGAGCCGTGCACAGCCGGTGAGGCTCCGGGCTCGGCAccgcgcccctcccccccccccggtcgCTGTGCCCGCGGGGGGAGCCACACTCACGGGCgagctgctgccgccgccgccggaggagcgcgggccccgccgccatGGCCCCGCGCGCTGTTGCCGGGCGACCGGGCGGCGGGGGTCACGTGATGACGTGCGCCTGAGGCACGTGGCGAGAGGCGGCCGGGGCTCGCGCGGAGGGAGCCGGAAGCGGCGGGTGCGGAGGTGGGTCGGCTGCGCGCGGCGGGACCAGGCTCGggccctgtccctgtccctcaCGGGCCCTCGATCCGCCACCGGCACCCCTGCGCTGTGCTGCTGCCCGGCTCCCCCGGCCGCCTCACCCCTCGGCCGGGTCCTTGTGCCTCCGTGGGGCGCGGCCTGCTGGCGGGGCGCTGGGGGCTGCCTCCGCGGGGGCGCTGGCCGGCGGGCCTGGCGTTACGGGTGTGAGAGGACTTGCCTGGGAGGCAGTAGCGTTAAGTACCGGATGAAGTGTCTTCTGCTCCTAGGAATTTCCGTAGCCCAGAGGTGGgctaccccccaccccccccccagacgGCAATATTTCTTTTCGTTGACTGCTTTGATATTGGTGTGTCCGTGTTAAACTGGATCCGTCTGTTCCGTACTAGTTCCCTTCTGAAATAACTTCTAAGGTGTTTTGCCAGGAGAATTCTTGTTTGGTTTCATTGGCAAGCGATGGTGGAGAAATTTAGAACTGTTGGTAAAACTGGTGGTGCCTGAGTAGTGGAAGATTGACTCTGTGTTAGCAAGTGTTAGTAACTATGCAGCATGAGTTTCGTTACTTTCACATTATCTATTTTAAGCAGAAGCTTGATGCTGAACTACAACtttacaaactgcttttttaactTCAGCGCAACCTTCCATAGCTGTAGTGGCCATAAATAGCTCActttgtttatatatttgtcCTAATGCTTCGTTTTCTTGCAGTATCTGAGCACAAGATCAGGGTAGGAATTCAGTACTTCTGCTTATAtaaataattctcttttttgtttgttttggaaactTATTTTCTGACAGCTATGaaatttctgttggtttttgaTTTTGACCATACAATCGTAGATGAAAATAGCGATACCTGGATTGTGAAATGTGCTCCTGAGAAAAAACTTCCTAATGGATTAAGAAACTCCTACCGACCAGGACATTGGATAGAATATATGGGCAGAGTCTTTGTCTACTTGGGAGACAATGGCGTCAAAGAAGACGAGATGAAAAGAACCATGACAACAATTCCTTTCACTGCGGGAATGATAGATCTTCTGGGTTTTATTGGCAAGAACAAAGAGTTGTTTGACTGCATAATTGTTTCAGATTCCAATACAGTATTTATTGACTGGATTTTGAAAGCTGCTGGCTACCATAAGGTGTTTGATGAAGTGTTTACAAACCCTGCAGCATTCAGCAGTACAGGCTATCTTACTGTACAGAACTTCCATGCTCACCATTGTGTGAGGTGCCCTGAAAACCTTTGcaaaaggaaagttttaaaagaatttctAGATAAACAGTTGGAGCGAGGAGTAAGTTATACACAAGTTGTGTATATAGGTGATGGTGGGAATGACTTATGTCCGGTAATGTTTTTGAAGAAGGATGATATTGCTATGCCCAGACAGGGATATACCTTGGAGAAAAAGGTTTCTCAACTGGCCAAAGATCTCAGTCCTGTAGAGTGTTCTGTTCTGGTTTGGTCATCAGCTACTGATATTATGTCTTAtctgaaactgattttaaaggaataattcaaatgataaaaggaaactaatagagttatattttattttcctgggagggaaaaactgtgtgtgtataaaaGCACAGGATTGTAAAATCAGGTTGTTATCTGaacttaatgttttctttaaacatgaTATAAAACTGTTTATGCTCAGTCTTGGCAATAGTGGGAAAGTGAAGTTAAAATGGCTTGCTAACATAGTACACATTCCAACAGAAGTGGAGAAGAGGGGTTGCAAGAATTGCTGTTATTCTTAATCTTGTACaaccccctcccaccccccccaagctTTTACTGACTACTTAACTGGCTTTTTCTGTTCCACGCACTTAGGGGAAGGAGTAGGATTAGTGCACATAAGAATGAAATTCTTTACTTACGAAACATTAGGTGCCAGGAGCATGATTCTGGAGTTGTTGGCTTTTATACTTCTTTGATCAGgataaatgtttaattttgtaaGTTATTTGATATGCTTGTAATCTTGTTTGATCTGAAgatgcatttatattttcaataaaCTCAATGTTTTACCATTAATACTTAATATTATCTTATATtgtaaaagacaataaaatttATTGTCACTGACAAAATCAACATGCCTGATTTTGTGTAATGTATTCTGCTGGCCTGTGTGTTGTCAGGCACCTGTTCTTGTAAGGACATCGGGAAAGT
It includes:
- the PHOSPHO2 gene encoding pyridoxal phosphate phosphatase PHOSPHO2, giving the protein MKFLLVFDFDHTIVDENSDTWIVKCAPEKKLPNGLRNSYRPGHWIEYMGRVFVYLGDNGVKEDEMKRTMTTIPFTAGMIDLLGFIGKNKELFDCIIVSDSNTVFIDWILKAAGYHKVFDEVFTNPAAFSSTGYLTVQNFHAHHCVRCPENLCKRKVLKEFLDKQLERGVSYTQVVYIGDGGNDLCPVMFLKKDDIAMPRQGYTLEKKVSQLAKDLSPVECSVLVWSSATDIMSYLKLILKE